One window from the genome of Haloprofundus halobius encodes:
- a CDS encoding HAD family hydrolase, which translates to MNDDADEEEANDWRAVFWDIGGVLLDVDSARESHRRFVEALDGSYDLSTPVDVALELWRTEVGRHFHERDGTEFRSSRAAYGRAVDAVVGDSVPSDEWFPAFERVQRETLRPNPGAVETVERLAETDYHVGVVSDIDTAEARLIFDIFGLADAFDSVTTSESVGRTKPDPAMFEAALAAAEVSPETALMVGDRYDHDMAGAADAGLHTVAYGADDGPAVDYRVDDLRAILDIVGVES; encoded by the coding sequence GTGAACGACGACGCCGACGAGGAGGAGGCGAACGACTGGCGGGCCGTGTTCTGGGATATCGGCGGCGTCCTCCTCGACGTCGACTCAGCCCGTGAATCCCACCGACGGTTCGTCGAGGCGCTCGACGGCAGCTACGACCTCTCGACGCCCGTCGACGTCGCGCTGGAGCTGTGGCGGACAGAAGTCGGTCGCCACTTCCACGAACGCGACGGAACCGAGTTTCGGTCCTCGCGCGCGGCCTACGGCCGCGCCGTCGACGCCGTCGTCGGCGACTCGGTCCCGTCCGACGAGTGGTTTCCCGCGTTCGAGCGCGTCCAGCGCGAGACGTTGCGGCCGAACCCGGGCGCCGTCGAAACCGTCGAACGACTCGCCGAGACCGACTACCACGTCGGCGTCGTCAGCGACATCGACACTGCCGAGGCGCGGCTCATCTTCGATATCTTCGGCCTCGCGGACGCCTTCGACTCGGTGACGACCTCCGAGTCGGTCGGCCGGACGAAACCCGATCCGGCGATGTTCGAGGCGGCGTTGGCCGCCGCCGAGGTGTCGCCTGAGACCGCTCTGATGGTCGGTGACCGCTACGACCACGACATGGCGGGTGCGGCGGACGCCGGACTCCACACCGTCGCGTACGGGGCCGACGACGGTCCAGCAGTCGACTACCGCGTCGACGACTTGCGGGCGATTCTCGACATCGTCGGCGTCGAGTCGTAG
- a CDS encoding AMP-binding protein, with the protein MNLEHALERTARHHPDAVALSGRGVDTASSSTQRADGERTYRELADRVRRLAGGLAELGVERGDRVAILTRNHAAFVETSFALYRLGASKVPLNSMLTPREHDMLVDDAGAAVLVTEASFADHYEKMESSPRAMVVVGEGEDETRPETWSENAHGYDSLLDADPTDRPADVSLDDPCAVMYTSGTTGRPKGVLHTHGTWLSTALGLKDALDQTEREVTLHAAPLTHGSGFLVESTVLAAGENHLEDGFAPDRFLDAVESRGVNTVFLAPTMVYKLLDNYDGGRDTNSLKNVYYAGSPMSAARLAEGMDRLGDVFVQSYAQMECPMLVTLLDHEDHRRALDEHEERLASAGREVEIAQVRIVDDEGEDVPPGDPGEVVVTGPHVTPGYLNLPEKTGAAFSGNWLHTGDIGRVDDEGYLYVMDRKKDMIITGGMNVYPREIEEVVIGHESVSNAAVIGVPDDYWGEKVTAVVEPRPHSDIDADALVAEVEARCAESLAAYKKPKTIEVVDELPRSSYGKVLKTDLREQYWEGEERRI; encoded by the coding sequence ATGAATCTCGAACACGCGCTGGAGCGGACGGCGCGACATCATCCCGACGCCGTCGCGCTGTCGGGACGGGGCGTCGACACCGCTTCGTCTTCGACGCAACGAGCAGACGGCGAGCGAACGTACCGCGAACTCGCCGACCGGGTTCGGCGACTTGCCGGCGGCCTCGCCGAACTGGGCGTCGAACGCGGTGACCGCGTCGCTATCCTCACGCGCAACCACGCCGCGTTCGTCGAGACGTCGTTCGCGCTCTATCGGCTCGGCGCGAGCAAAGTTCCCTTGAACTCGATGCTCACGCCCCGCGAGCACGACATGCTCGTCGACGACGCGGGCGCGGCGGTGTTGGTGACGGAGGCGTCGTTCGCCGACCACTACGAGAAGATGGAGTCGTCGCCGCGGGCGATGGTGGTCGTCGGCGAAGGGGAGGACGAAACACGTCCCGAAACGTGGAGCGAGAACGCACACGGCTACGACTCGCTTCTGGACGCCGACCCGACCGACCGCCCCGCCGATGTCTCGCTCGACGACCCGTGCGCGGTGATGTACACCTCGGGGACGACGGGACGGCCGAAAGGCGTCCTGCACACCCACGGGACGTGGCTCTCGACGGCACTCGGGCTGAAAGACGCGCTCGACCAGACGGAGCGAGAGGTGACGCTGCACGCCGCGCCGTTGACTCACGGGTCCGGATTTCTGGTCGAATCGACGGTCCTGGCGGCCGGCGAGAACCACCTCGAAGACGGGTTCGCGCCCGACCGATTCCTCGACGCCGTCGAGTCGCGCGGCGTCAACACCGTCTTTCTCGCGCCGACGATGGTGTACAAACTCCTCGACAACTACGACGGCGGCCGCGACACGAACTCGCTGAAGAACGTCTACTACGCCGGGTCACCGATGAGCGCCGCGCGCCTCGCCGAGGGGATGGACCGCCTCGGCGACGTGTTCGTCCAGTCGTACGCACAGATGGAGTGTCCGATGCTGGTCACGCTGCTCGACCACGAAGACCACCGACGTGCGCTCGACGAACACGAGGAACGCCTCGCGTCGGCCGGACGCGAGGTCGAAATCGCACAGGTCCGCATCGTCGACGACGAAGGCGAAGACGTCCCGCCGGGCGACCCCGGTGAGGTAGTCGTGACGGGGCCACACGTCACGCCGGGCTATCTGAATCTCCCCGAGAAAACGGGGGCGGCGTTCTCGGGCAACTGGCTCCACACCGGCGACATCGGCCGCGTCGACGACGAGGGCTACCTCTACGTCATGGATCGCAAGAAGGACATGATAATCACCGGCGGGATGAACGTCTATCCCCGAGAAATCGAGGAGGTCGTCATCGGCCACGAGAGCGTCTCGAACGCCGCGGTCATCGGTGTCCCCGACGACTACTGGGGCGAGAAGGTGACTGCGGTCGTCGAACCGCGGCCACATTCTGATATCGATGCCGACGCGCTCGTCGCGGAGGTCGAAGCGCGCTGCGCCGAGTCACTAGCGGCGTACAAAAAACCGAAGACGATCGAAGTCGTCGACGAACTGCCGCGGAGTTCGTACGGGAAGGTGCTCAAGACGGACCTGCGCGAGCAGTACTGGGAGGGCGAGGAGCGCCGCATCTGA
- a CDS encoding long-chain fatty acid--CoA ligase: protein MSSTELTLRPFFWRATRLFPETEVVSRGPDGMTHYTYREFGERARRLAGALSSLGVESGDRVGTVGWNTHRHYEAYFAIPLMGAQLHTINAVLPDDHVEYIVEDAGDEVLLVDPGEPFETIERLWDRFDDVREVIVLDDHVPETDLDCVTAYEELVADADPIAWPDLSEDQPAGMCYTSGTTGKPKGVEYTQKMMYSHSMMVATPSAIGVDESDVVMHVVPMYHVNSWELPFSAAMAGAEQVYPGPSPDAETLARLIEEEDVTLTAGVPTVWINLLDYLDDHEADISSLERIVVGGSAAPSAVMRRFEDEHGVTIEHAWGMTETMSIGSVSRPKSHMGDWDREARFEKRAKQGLLSPGMEMKVVDDGGEEVPWDGEAAGELYVRGPTVVSEYYNCPEANRGSFEDGWLKTGDIAVVDEDGYLELVDRAKDVIKSGGEWISSIELENALMEHDDVLEAAVIGVPHERWHERPVACVQRKPGASLTGEGVLAFLGERYPRWWLPDSVVFVEEVPKTATGKFDKKQLRDEYGDAELTHTPGEGEKRDSDASATGNADQ from the coding sequence ATGTCATCCACGGAGCTGACCCTTCGACCGTTCTTCTGGCGCGCGACGAGGCTCTTTCCCGAGACGGAAGTCGTCTCGCGCGGCCCGGACGGGATGACCCACTACACCTACCGCGAGTTCGGCGAGCGAGCGCGGAGACTCGCTGGCGCGCTGTCGTCGCTCGGCGTCGAATCGGGCGACCGCGTCGGGACGGTCGGGTGGAACACCCATCGCCACTACGAGGCGTACTTCGCTATTCCGCTGATGGGTGCACAGTTGCATACCATCAACGCCGTCCTCCCCGACGACCACGTCGAGTACATCGTCGAGGACGCCGGCGACGAGGTGTTACTCGTCGACCCCGGTGAGCCGTTCGAGACGATAGAGCGTCTCTGGGACCGCTTCGACGACGTCCGCGAGGTAATCGTTCTGGACGACCACGTCCCCGAAACCGACCTCGACTGTGTCACCGCCTACGAGGAACTCGTCGCCGACGCCGACCCGATAGCGTGGCCCGACCTCTCGGAGGACCAGCCCGCCGGGATGTGCTACACGTCGGGGACGACCGGCAAGCCGAAAGGTGTCGAGTACACCCAGAAGATGATGTACAGCCACTCGATGATGGTCGCGACGCCGTCGGCCATCGGCGTCGACGAGAGCGACGTGGTGATGCACGTCGTCCCGATGTACCACGTCAACTCGTGGGAACTCCCCTTCTCGGCGGCGATGGCCGGGGCCGAGCAGGTGTACCCGGGTCCGTCGCCGGACGCCGAGACGCTCGCGCGCCTCATCGAGGAGGAGGACGTCACGCTCACCGCGGGGGTGCCGACGGTCTGGATAAATTTGCTCGACTACCTCGACGACCACGAGGCCGATATCAGCAGCCTCGAACGCATCGTCGTCGGCGGCAGCGCGGCACCGAGCGCCGTCATGCGCCGCTTCGAGGACGAACACGGCGTCACGATCGAGCACGCGTGGGGGATGACCGAGACGATGAGCATCGGCAGCGTCTCGCGGCCGAAGAGCCACATGGGCGACTGGGATCGAGAGGCGCGCTTCGAGAAGCGAGCCAAACAGGGGCTGCTCTCGCCGGGCATGGAGATGAAAGTCGTCGACGACGGCGGCGAGGAGGTGCCGTGGGACGGCGAGGCCGCCGGGGAGCTGTACGTCCGCGGGCCGACCGTCGTTTCCGAGTACTACAACTGCCCGGAAGCCAACCGCGGGAGCTTCGAAGACGGCTGGCTGAAGACGGGAGACATCGCCGTCGTCGACGAGGACGGCTACCTCGAACTCGTCGACCGGGCGAAGGACGTCATCAAGAGCGGCGGCGAGTGGATTTCGAGCATCGAACTGGAGAACGCGTTGATGGAACACGACGACGTGCTCGAAGCCGCCGTCATCGGCGTGCCGCACGAGCGCTGGCACGAGCGGCCGGTCGCCTGCGTCCAGCGGAAGCCGGGGGCGTCGCTCACCGGCGAGGGGGTACTCGCGTTCCTCGGAGAGCGCTACCCGCGGTGGTGGCTCCCCGACAGCGTCGTGTTCGTCGAGGAGGTTCCCAAGACCGCGACGGGGAAGTTCGACAAGAAGCAGTTGCGCGACGAGTACGGCGACGCCGAACTCACACACACGCCGGGCGAGGGCGAGAAGCGGGACAGCGACGCGAGTGCGACCGGCAACGCCGACCAGTAA
- a CDS encoding MaoC family dehydratase, protein MKPTETLYFEELAVGDAFETGGRTVTRAEIIDFADRYDPQPFHVDAEAVEESVFDELVASGLHTMALANRLVTDDFYARTSVMGGTGIEEANFLAPVRAGDTLSVRVEIVGKRASASKPDRGLVTVEQAVSNQADETVLTLRITSFFRRRSANEGRLGGPN, encoded by the coding sequence ATGAAACCGACTGAGACGCTGTACTTCGAGGAATTGGCCGTCGGCGACGCGTTCGAGACGGGCGGCCGAACCGTGACCCGCGCGGAGATAATCGACTTCGCCGACCGCTACGACCCCCAACCGTTCCACGTCGACGCCGAGGCCGTCGAGGAGTCGGTGTTCGACGAACTCGTCGCCAGCGGCCTCCACACGATGGCGCTCGCCAACCGCCTCGTCACCGACGACTTCTACGCACGTACCTCGGTGATGGGCGGGACGGGCATCGAGGAGGCGAACTTCCTCGCGCCGGTCCGCGCCGGCGACACGCTCTCGGTCCGCGTCGAAATCGTCGGGAAACGGGCGTCGGCGTCGAAACCCGACCGCGGCCTCGTCACCGTCGAACAGGCCGTCTCGAATCAAGCGGACGAAACCGTGTTGACGCTGCGGATCACGAGCTTCTTCCGGCGGCGGTCGGCGAACGAGGGCCGACTCGGCGGGCCGAACTGA
- a CDS encoding MaoC/PaaZ C-terminal domain-containing protein — MSGPVRYYDDLSVGDTFETRGRTITETHLVTHAGNTGDMNELQMNAAYAADTEFGERPVHAPLTYSVMEGLVTSDFRNEASNVCYYGLDSMRIPAATFVGDTISVNREIVDKRDKSPGGIVTFRDAVTTADGRTVLVCETLEYIRNRPEEE, encoded by the coding sequence ATGTCAGGGCCAGTTCGGTACTACGACGACCTCTCCGTCGGCGACACGTTCGAGACCCGCGGGCGCACCATCACCGAGACGCACCTCGTCACCCACGCCGGCAACACCGGCGACATGAACGAGTTACAGATGAACGCCGCCTACGCCGCCGACACCGAGTTCGGCGAGCGACCGGTCCACGCGCCGCTGACGTACTCGGTGATGGAGGGCCTCGTTACGAGCGACTTCCGTAACGAGGCGTCGAACGTCTGTTACTACGGACTGGACTCGATGCGGATTCCGGCGGCGACGTTCGTCGGCGACACCATCTCCGTGAACCGGGAAATCGTCGACAAGCGCGACAAGTCGCCGGGCGGTATCGTGACGTTCCGCGACGCGGTGACGACCGCCGACGGGCGAACGGTGTTGGTCTGCGAGACGCTGGAGTACATTCGGAACCGGCCGGAGGAGGAGTGA
- a CDS encoding MFS transporter, which produces MYSWAKRSNVYYGWFVAFACFLGATVVFGVSYSFGVFFDRMLVEFGRSRGETSLIFGVQTFVMYVGAAVVGGFVDRYGTRPLLLAAMGFLTVGLGGLALSTSFLQVLLFYGVVTSLGLSVVYVVAFATVPRWFERRRGFAGGLASSGTGVGMLVATPAASALIVAVGWRWTYGVFLLAALAMLALAAALVADSPRRLDVDAKVEFDGGAPVDREAMPWRAQFRETVAVARTPAFLLVLFGWVFIYASLYVVFAHLVVYTADAGLGRGVGVLGLTLVGAATSVARLGIGGVADRLGRTRVFVACSATMGLSTIVLAATESAAAVYVFALVYGAAYGGNGALLSPLTADLFGADNINVVFGLVSVSFAISGLLAPPSAGLVYDAFASYAPAFAASGVLGVVGAGMVGVADRLTATG; this is translated from the coding sequence GTGTACTCGTGGGCGAAGCGCTCGAACGTCTACTACGGCTGGTTCGTCGCCTTCGCGTGCTTCCTCGGCGCGACGGTCGTCTTCGGCGTCTCCTACTCGTTCGGCGTGTTCTTCGACCGGATGCTCGTCGAGTTCGGACGCTCGCGCGGCGAAACCTCGCTCATCTTCGGCGTCCAGACGTTCGTGATGTACGTCGGGGCGGCCGTCGTCGGCGGGTTCGTCGACCGGTACGGAACACGCCCGCTGCTTCTGGCCGCGATGGGCTTTCTGACCGTCGGACTCGGCGGCCTCGCGCTGAGCACGTCGTTTCTGCAGGTGCTCCTGTTCTACGGCGTCGTCACGTCGCTCGGCCTCAGCGTCGTCTACGTCGTCGCGTTCGCGACGGTGCCGCGGTGGTTCGAGCGACGACGCGGGTTCGCCGGTGGTCTCGCCAGTTCGGGCACGGGCGTCGGCATGCTGGTCGCCACGCCCGCGGCCTCCGCGCTCATCGTCGCCGTCGGGTGGCGCTGGACGTACGGCGTGTTCCTCCTCGCCGCGCTGGCGATGTTGGCCCTCGCCGCCGCGCTCGTCGCCGACAGTCCGCGCCGCCTCGACGTCGATGCGAAGGTGGAGTTCGACGGCGGCGCGCCCGTCGACCGCGAGGCGATGCCGTGGCGGGCCCAGTTCCGCGAGACGGTGGCTGTCGCACGGACGCCCGCGTTCCTGCTCGTCCTCTTCGGATGGGTGTTCATCTACGCGTCGCTGTACGTCGTCTTCGCGCACCTCGTCGTTTACACGGCCGACGCGGGACTCGGCCGCGGCGTCGGCGTCTTGGGACTCACCCTCGTCGGCGCGGCGACCAGCGTCGCCCGTCTCGGAATCGGCGGTGTCGCCGACAGACTCGGCCGGACGCGGGTGTTCGTCGCCTGCTCGGCGACGATGGGCCTGTCGACTATCGTGCTCGCGGCGACGGAGTCCGCGGCGGCGGTGTACGTCTTCGCACTCGTCTACGGCGCGGCCTACGGCGGCAACGGCGCGCTGCTCTCGCCGCTCACGGCGGATCTGTTCGGTGCCGACAACATCAACGTCGTCTTCGGCCTCGTCTCCGTCTCCTTTGCGATTTCGGGGCTTCTGGCCCCGCCATCTGCGGGTCTCGTCTACGACGCATTCGCGAGTTACGCGCCCGCCTTCGCCGCCTCGGGGGTTCTCGGCGTCGTCGGCGCGGGGATGGTCGGCGTCGCCGACCGGCTGACGGCGACTGGGTGA
- a CDS encoding phosphotransferase family protein, with protein sequence MTNERGYEDRLVDERRLRTYLASELGETETFAVEWHREGHSNETLFVTWDDCELVLRRPPPGETADTAHDVGREYRVMDALQGTAVPVPPTVLYCEDDSVIGSEFYLMERVDGDVVRLDEPERFATPERRAELGCELVDSLAAIHALDVESVGLGEFGRPEGYLERQVDRWEKQMAWAAGRTERPEGLPGRDAVESWLGENVPDAPRHTLVHGDYKLDNVILAPGTPPEIGAVVDWELSTLGAPLADLGWMLLFWHDDADEEPPIPELMPSFTAREGYPTRRELAARYEERSGVAVEHSTFYLTLATYKLAAVCEMFYARHLAGDSDDSLYAAMDEGTPKLVAYAEDVIDGTQGW encoded by the coding sequence ATGACCAACGAGCGGGGCTACGAGGACAGACTCGTCGACGAGCGCCGACTCCGGACGTATCTCGCGTCCGAACTCGGCGAGACGGAGACGTTCGCCGTCGAGTGGCACCGGGAGGGCCACTCCAACGAGACGCTGTTCGTCACGTGGGACGACTGCGAACTCGTGTTGCGACGGCCGCCGCCGGGCGAGACGGCCGATACGGCTCACGACGTGGGCCGGGAGTATCGGGTGATGGACGCCTTGCAGGGAACCGCCGTTCCGGTCCCGCCGACGGTGCTGTACTGCGAAGACGACTCGGTCATCGGCAGCGAGTTCTACCTGATGGAGCGTGTCGACGGCGACGTAGTCCGACTCGACGAACCCGAGCGCTTTGCGACCCCTGAGCGACGGGCGGAACTGGGTTGCGAACTCGTCGACTCGCTGGCGGCGATTCACGCCCTCGACGTCGAGTCCGTCGGCCTCGGCGAGTTCGGCCGCCCGGAGGGCTACCTCGAACGACAGGTCGACCGCTGGGAGAAGCAGATGGCGTGGGCCGCGGGGCGGACCGAGCGTCCGGAGGGGTTACCGGGCCGTGACGCGGTGGAGTCGTGGCTCGGCGAGAACGTGCCCGACGCTCCCCGGCACACGCTCGTCCACGGCGACTACAAACTCGACAACGTCATCCTCGCGCCGGGGACGCCGCCCGAAATCGGGGCCGTCGTCGACTGGGAGCTCAGCACCCTCGGCGCGCCGCTCGCCGATCTGGGGTGGATGCTGCTGTTCTGGCACGACGACGCCGACGAGGAACCGCCGATTCCCGAACTGATGCCGTCGTTCACGGCGCGGGAGGGGTATCCGACCCGCCGCGAACTCGCCGCGCGCTACGAGGAGCGGTCGGGTGTCGCCGTCGAGCACTCGACGTTCTATCTGACGTTGGCGACGTACAAACTGGCGGCGGTCTGTGAGATGTTCTACGCGCGGCACCTCGCGGGCGACAGCGACGACTCGCTGTATGCCGCTATGGACGAGGGGACGCCGAAACTCGTCGCGTATGCAGAGGACGTAATCGACGGGACGCAGGGATGGTAA
- a CDS encoding class I SAM-dependent methyltransferase: MNPVQVSIRMASSFPADETVAQYTHKVQNGFFSHEAEAVSSFGDPPGRILDLGCGAGRTTKQLLDRGFDVVGLDISSQMITAATELLPDSCMVVGSATDLPFSDCSFDHALFSFNGLDYITDEDNRLAALAEIHRVLKPDGRFVFSSHNSRYIVGSNPLNPLEYARVLLFWIVNICGNRGRSRYKLDIMPEGLIETYFITPEEQSRQLNVAGFDHLATLTQFDLECALPVDPWPYYVAEKR, encoded by the coding sequence ATGAATCCGGTCCAAGTCAGCATACGTATGGCCAGTTCGTTTCCCGCCGACGAGACCGTCGCCCAGTATACCCACAAGGTCCAGAACGGGTTCTTTTCGCACGAAGCGGAGGCGGTTTCGTCCTTCGGGGACCCTCCTGGTCGAATCCTCGACCTCGGCTGTGGTGCCGGGCGTACGACCAAACAACTCCTCGACCGCGGTTTCGACGTAGTAGGGCTCGACATCAGTTCGCAGATGATTACCGCCGCGACAGAGCTACTGCCTGACTCGTGTATGGTCGTCGGCTCTGCGACCGACTTACCCTTTAGCGACTGCTCGTTTGATCACGCGTTGTTCTCGTTCAACGGATTAGATTATATTACTGATGAAGACAACCGACTCGCCGCACTCGCCGAAATTCACCGAGTCCTCAAACCGGACGGTCGGTTCGTATTTAGCAGCCACAACTCCCGGTACATCGTCGGGTCGAATCCGCTCAACCCGCTCGAATACGCGCGGGTGCTGCTCTTCTGGATAGTCAACATCTGCGGCAACCGAGGTCGGTCTCGGTACAAGCTCGACATTATGCCGGAAGGGCTGATAGAAACGTACTTCATCACGCCCGAAGAGCAGTCGCGCCAGCTCAACGTAGCAGGGTTCGACCATCTTGCCACGCTGACGCAGTTCGATCTGGAATGCGCCCTTCCAGTTGACCCCTGGCCGTACTACGTTGCGGAAAAACGGTGA
- the leuS gene encoding leucine--tRNA ligase: MQTRDYYDHAEIEKRWQDAWAEADVFHTSDEAEDPTYVLGMYPYPSGKLHMGHVRNYTITDAYARYRRMRGDSVLHPMGWDAFGLPAENAAKERDTNPRDWTLDCIATMREQMESMGFGYDWQREVTTCEPEYYRWNQWLFRRFHEEGLVERRDAEVNWCPSCETVLADEQVEGEAELCWRCGTPVEQRELAQWFLKITEYADELLDDIDELDGWPASVRQMQRNWIGRQRGTRLTFEVEDHGPVEAFTTRADTVFGATFFALAPDHPISQELVVEDDAVRRFLEEEADPEGDEPNGVETGLTATNPVTGEELPVFVADFVLSDVGTGALMGVPGHDDRDHAFAEKMGVEIRPVVAPEPEDGEPTPPDVSEAAYTEDGVLVDSGEYSGLDSETARERITEDTERAEFATQYRLRDWGISRQRYWGTPIPVVHCDDCGPVLVPEEELPVELPEFVNTTGNPLDAAEEWKQTTCPDCGGDAVRETDTMDTFVDSSWYFLRYVSPDLDDAPFDIDRANDWMPVDQYVGGIEHAVMHLLYSRFVTKVLADTEGLAHREPFSNLLAQGMVQLEGEKMSKSKGNVVSPQRIVEEYGADTARLFMMQAAQPERDFDWSEEGVESSYRYLQRLTQAVRTFVETEYDGAADETAAYVEREIDATVATAREEFETLTFNTALREARELTSLLAQYRETDAPHGPTVERGLRTVVKLLTPVAPHVCEELWDSLGGEGFVVEADWPAFDGDTEELALARQLVENTRADVRHIVDVAGIENPERVDVVVAAPWKFRAQQLARESDAPNVISEIMQVDEIRSQGDAAASFGQSLQEERQSLSETLSAERERVELERATWLIEREFDAEVRILGADEADDDLARKANPGRPAIHID, from the coding sequence ATGCAAACACGAGACTACTACGACCACGCGGAGATAGAGAAACGCTGGCAGGATGCGTGGGCGGAGGCCGACGTGTTCCACACCTCCGACGAAGCCGAGGACCCGACGTACGTCCTGGGAATGTACCCGTACCCGTCGGGGAAACTCCACATGGGCCACGTCCGAAACTACACCATCACCGACGCCTACGCCCGGTACCGACGGATGCGCGGCGACAGCGTGCTCCACCCGATGGGGTGGGACGCGTTCGGCCTCCCCGCCGAGAACGCCGCCAAAGAGCGGGACACGAACCCTCGCGACTGGACGCTCGACTGCATCGCGACGATGCGCGAGCAGATGGAGTCAATGGGGTTCGGCTACGACTGGCAGCGCGAGGTCACCACCTGCGAACCCGAGTACTACCGGTGGAACCAGTGGCTGTTCCGCCGGTTTCACGAGGAAGGACTCGTCGAGCGGCGCGACGCCGAGGTGAACTGGTGTCCCTCCTGCGAGACGGTGCTGGCCGACGAGCAGGTCGAGGGCGAGGCCGAACTCTGCTGGCGCTGCGGCACCCCCGTCGAGCAGCGCGAACTCGCCCAGTGGTTCCTGAAGATCACCGAGTACGCCGACGAACTGCTCGACGACATCGACGAACTCGACGGGTGGCCCGCCTCCGTCCGCCAGATGCAGCGCAACTGGATCGGCCGCCAGCGCGGCACCCGGCTGACGTTCGAGGTGGAGGACCACGGCCCCGTCGAGGCGTTCACCACCCGCGCGGACACCGTCTTCGGCGCGACGTTCTTCGCGCTCGCCCCGGACCACCCCATCTCGCAGGAACTGGTCGTCGAGGACGACGCCGTCCGCCGGTTCCTCGAGGAGGAGGCCGACCCCGAGGGCGACGAACCGAACGGCGTCGAGACCGGCCTGACCGCGACGAACCCCGTGACGGGCGAGGAGCTGCCCGTCTTCGTCGCCGACTTCGTCCTGTCGGACGTCGGCACCGGCGCGCTGATGGGTGTCCCCGGCCACGACGACCGCGACCACGCCTTCGCCGAGAAGATGGGCGTCGAGATCCGCCCCGTAGTCGCCCCCGAACCCGAGGACGGCGAGCCGACCCCGCCGGACGTGAGCGAGGCGGCGTACACCGAGGACGGCGTGCTCGTCGACTCCGGCGAGTACAGCGGCCTCGACAGCGAGACCGCACGCGAGCGAATTACTGAGGACACCGAGCGCGCCGAGTTCGCCACACAGTACCGCCTGCGCGACTGGGGTATCTCCCGGCAGCGTTACTGGGGGACGCCGATTCCGGTCGTCCACTGCGACGACTGCGGACCGGTTCTGGTCCCCGAGGAAGAACTCCCCGTCGAACTACCCGAGTTCGTCAACACCACCGGTAACCCGCTGGACGCCGCCGAGGAGTGGAAGCAGACGACCTGTCCGGACTGCGGCGGCGACGCCGTCCGCGAGACGGACACGATGGACACGTTCGTCGACTCATCGTGGTACTTCCTGCGGTACGTCTCACCGGATCTCGACGACGCCCCGTTCGACATCGACCGAGCCAACGACTGGATGCCGGTCGACCAGTACGTCGGCGGCATCGAGCACGCCGTGATGCACCTGCTGTACAGCCGGTTCGTCACGAAGGTGCTCGCCGACACGGAGGGACTCGCGCACCGCGAACCGTTCTCGAACCTGCTAGCGCAGGGGATGGTCCAGCTGGAGGGAGAGAAGATGTCGAAGTCGAAGGGCAACGTCGTCTCGCCGCAGCGCATCGTCGAGGAGTACGGCGCGGACACGGCGCGGCTGTTCATGATGCAGGCCGCTCAGCCCGAACGCGACTTCGACTGGAGCGAGGAGGGCGTCGAGTCGAGTTACCGCTACCTGCAGCGACTCACGCAGGCGGTCCGGACGTTCGTCGAGACCGAGTACGACGGCGCGGCGGACGAGACGGCCGCCTACGTCGAGCGGGAGATAGACGCCACCGTCGCGACGGCCCGCGAGGAGTTCGAGACGCTGACGTTCAATACGGCGCTGCGCGAGGCGCGCGAACTGACGTCGTTGCTCGCGCAGTACCGCGAGACGGACGCACCGCACGGCCCGACCGTCGAACGCGGCCTCCGGACGGTCGTCAAACTGCTCACTCCCGTCGCACCCCACGTCTGCGAGGAGCTGTGGGATTCGCTCGGCGGCGAGGGCTTCGTCGTCGAGGCCGACTGGCCGGCGTTCGACGGCGACACCGAGGAGTTGGCGCTGGCGCGTCAACTGGTCGAGAACACACGGGCGGACGTCCGCCACATCGTCGACGTCGCCGGCATCGAAAACCCCGAGCGCGTCGACGTCGTCGTCGCAGCGCCGTGGAAGTTCCGCGCGCAGCAACTCGCCCGCGAGTCCGACGCCCCCAACGTGATCAGCGAGATCATGCAGGTCGACGAGATCCGTTCGCAGGGCGACGCCGCGGCGTCGTTCGGGCAGAGCCTCCAAGAGGAGCGCCAGTCGCTCTCGGAGACGCTCTCCGCGGAGCGGGAACGAGTAGAGTTGGAGCGCGCCACGTGGCTCATCGAACGAGAGTTCGACGCCGAGGTGCGCATTCTCGGCGCGGACGAGGCCGACGACGACCTCGCGCGCAAAGCCAATCCCGGTCGGCCCGCTATCCACATCGACTGA